One region of Microbacterium sufflavum genomic DNA includes:
- a CDS encoding DUF501 domain-containing protein: MTTPPFPAPTPAELAVVSAQLGRPARGVVGIAARCRCGNPTVVATTPRLPDGTPFPTFYYLTHPAATAAMSTLEATHVMPELAALLDDDAEVAEAYRAAHDAYLADRAQFGEVPEIDGISAGGMPTRVKCLHALAGHALAAGPGVNPIGDAALERSSWSPAVCRCEDPGAAVREAARSA, from the coding sequence GTGACGACGCCCCCGTTCCCCGCCCCCACGCCCGCCGAACTCGCCGTCGTGTCCGCGCAGCTCGGCCGCCCCGCGCGGGGAGTGGTCGGGATCGCGGCGCGGTGCCGCTGCGGCAACCCGACGGTGGTCGCCACCACGCCGCGGCTTCCGGACGGGACGCCGTTCCCCACGTTCTACTACCTGACCCATCCCGCGGCGACCGCGGCCATGTCGACGCTCGAGGCCACGCATGTGATGCCGGAGCTCGCCGCTCTGCTGGACGACGATGCGGAGGTCGCCGAGGCGTATCGCGCGGCGCACGACGCGTACCTGGCCGATCGCGCGCAGTTCGGTGAGGTTCCGGAGATCGACGGCATCTCGGCGGGCGGCATGCCCACCCGCGTCAAGTGCCTGCACGCTCTCGCCGGGCACGCCCTCGCGGCCGGCCCCGGTGTGAACCCGATCGGCGACGCGGCGCTCGAGCGCTCGTCGTGGTCGCCCGCGGTCTGCCGCTGCGAGGACCCCGGTGCGGCTGTGCGCGAGGCGGCGCGCTCGGCATGA
- a CDS encoding S8 family serine peptidase, with product MTGRRMLRSVVAAAAVATTVLLLGSSATAATPPPIPDDPADPVRAAEYWLDGARIREAWQTTRGEGTTIAVIDTGIGKVPQTFGDAVVGGTDVSGTGTPDGRTPLGAIDGNHGSWVASLAAGRGAPDGTGMIGVAPEAKLLSVSVGFGAAAAVPFTEQVAKAMRWAVDNGADIINLSFTTNTLDWDESWDDAFLYAFEHDVVVVVAAGNRGSGTNIIGAPATIPGVLTVGGVDQTGTASIEASTQGITIGISAPSEGLLGVSADGEVVKWNGTSGAAPIVAGIAALIRSAHPDISANDVINRIIKTAIPVPDAQKPRDPLYGYGLVDAAAAISATLPSVDTNPMGDLAEWIRLFRRAESEPAPQPELTPVAVPPLPDADQPSEAGSPLLPSAESLRYGTLPLVALTVPGILIALGVTAAARRIRSARVPVRHNPDSEE from the coding sequence ATGACCGGACGGCGGATGCTGCGCAGCGTGGTCGCCGCCGCCGCGGTGGCGACGACGGTGCTGCTGCTGGGGTCGAGCGCGACGGCGGCGACGCCGCCGCCGATCCCGGACGACCCCGCCGACCCGGTGCGCGCGGCGGAGTACTGGCTCGACGGCGCGCGGATCCGCGAGGCGTGGCAGACGACGCGCGGCGAGGGGACGACCATCGCGGTCATCGACACGGGCATCGGCAAGGTCCCGCAGACCTTCGGCGACGCGGTGGTCGGCGGCACGGACGTCTCCGGCACGGGGACGCCGGATGGACGGACGCCGCTGGGCGCGATCGACGGCAACCACGGGTCCTGGGTGGCGTCGCTCGCCGCCGGTCGCGGCGCCCCCGACGGCACCGGCATGATCGGCGTCGCCCCGGAAGCCAAGCTGCTGTCGGTGTCTGTGGGCTTCGGCGCGGCGGCCGCCGTGCCCTTCACGGAGCAGGTGGCGAAAGCGATGCGGTGGGCGGTGGACAACGGGGCCGACATCATCAACCTCTCGTTCACCACCAACACCCTGGACTGGGACGAGAGCTGGGACGACGCGTTCCTCTACGCGTTCGAGCACGACGTGGTCGTGGTGGTCGCGGCGGGCAACCGGGGGAGCGGCACGAACATCATCGGCGCTCCCGCCACGATCCCCGGTGTGCTCACGGTGGGCGGTGTCGATCAGACGGGCACCGCGAGCATCGAGGCATCGACGCAGGGCATCACGATCGGGATCTCGGCGCCCAGTGAGGGCCTGCTCGGTGTCTCGGCCGACGGGGAAGTCGTCAAGTGGAACGGCACGAGCGGTGCGGCACCGATCGTGGCGGGGATCGCCGCGCTCATCCGGTCGGCACATCCCGACATCTCCGCGAACGACGTGATCAACCGCATCATCAAGACGGCGATACCCGTACCCGATGCGCAGAAGCCCCGCGATCCGCTCTACGGCTACGGGCTGGTCGATGCTGCCGCGGCGATCTCGGCCACCCTTCCCTCGGTCGACACGAACCCGATGGGCGACCTGGCGGAGTGGATCCGGCTGTTCCGCCGAGCCGAGAGCGAGCCGGCGCCGCAGCCCGAGCTGACCCCGGTCGCCGTGCCTCCGCTTCCCGATGCGGATCAACCGAGCGAGGCTGGCTCACCGCTGCTTCCCAGCGCCGAATCACTGCGCTACGGTACCCTGCCGCTCGTCGCACTCACGGTGCCTGGTATCCTGATAGCGCTTGGCGTCACCGCAGCTGCCCGGCGCATCCGATCGGCGCGCGTTCCCGTACGCCACAATCCCGACTCCGAGGAGTAG
- a CDS encoding NAD(P)/FAD-dependent oxidoreductase encodes MPKILIVGGGYAGFYTAWKLEKHLRKGEADVTMVDPLPYMTYQPFLPEVAAGSIEARHSVVAHRRHLKRTHVLTAKVTNINHAQKTVTITPPVGEPYEFAYDQIVVTAGAVSRTFPIPGIADNAIGLKTIEEAVAIRDKVMSNFDKAASLPAGPERDRLLTVVVVGGGFAGIEVFAELRSLASSLVSKYPQIHFEDTHFHLIEAMGRIMPEVSLKTSEWVLKDLAKRGANVHLDTQVTGAIDGNVELSTGEVIPTDVIVWTAGVMANPTVVRGGDLPIEERGRIQTRADLRVGTPEAFVEGAWAAGDVSAVPDLSGGGVGGFCVPNAQHAVRQAKLLAKNLVAVLRGEAPKEYFHKNLGAVAGLGLYNGVFQSGKIALKGFIAWVAHRGYHGLAMPTWERKWRVLWGWWNNLWLGRDLVNLETVQNPRYVFEEFAARPRPAAPADAAPAAAPAKSAPAAKAAPAAETPADVKPAPKKAAAKKPAAKASATAETAPVK; translated from the coding sequence GTGCCCAAGATCCTGATCGTCGGCGGGGGCTACGCAGGTTTCTACACCGCGTGGAAGCTCGAGAAGCACCTACGCAAGGGTGAGGCCGACGTGACCATGGTGGACCCGCTGCCGTACATGACGTACCAGCCGTTCCTTCCCGAGGTCGCCGCCGGTTCGATCGAGGCACGTCACTCGGTGGTCGCCCACCGCCGCCACCTCAAGCGCACGCACGTGCTCACCGCCAAGGTGACCAACATCAACCACGCGCAGAAGACCGTGACGATCACGCCGCCCGTCGGCGAGCCGTACGAGTTCGCGTACGACCAGATCGTGGTCACCGCGGGTGCCGTCTCGCGCACGTTCCCGATCCCGGGCATCGCCGACAACGCGATCGGTCTCAAGACCATCGAAGAGGCCGTGGCGATCCGCGACAAGGTCATGTCGAACTTCGACAAGGCCGCCTCGCTTCCCGCCGGTCCCGAGCGCGACCGTCTGCTGACGGTGGTCGTCGTGGGTGGTGGCTTCGCCGGCATCGAGGTGTTCGCCGAGCTGCGCTCGCTGGCCTCGTCGCTCGTGAGCAAGTACCCGCAGATCCACTTCGAGGACACGCACTTCCACCTGATCGAGGCGATGGGGCGGATCATGCCCGAGGTGTCGCTCAAGACCAGCGAGTGGGTGCTCAAGGACCTCGCGAAGCGCGGCGCCAACGTGCACCTCGACACGCAGGTCACGGGTGCGATCGACGGCAACGTCGAGCTCTCGACGGGCGAGGTCATCCCGACCGACGTGATCGTCTGGACCGCGGGCGTCATGGCCAACCCGACCGTCGTGCGCGGCGGCGACCTGCCGATCGAGGAGCGCGGTCGCATCCAGACCCGCGCCGACCTGCGCGTTGGCACTCCGGAGGCCTTCGTCGAGGGCGCCTGGGCTGCCGGTGACGTCTCGGCCGTGCCCGACCTGTCGGGTGGCGGCGTCGGCGGATTCTGCGTGCCGAACGCGCAGCACGCGGTGCGTCAGGCCAAGCTCCTCGCGAAGAACCTGGTGGCGGTGCTCCGTGGCGAGGCGCCCAAGGAGTACTTCCACAAGAACCTCGGGGCCGTGGCCGGTCTCGGCCTGTACAACGGCGTCTTCCAGTCCGGCAAGATCGCCCTCAAGGGCTTCATCGCCTGGGTCGCGCACCGCGGGTACCACGGACTCGCGATGCCGACGTGGGAGCGCAAGTGGCGCGTGCTGTGGGGCTGGTGGAACAACCTGTGGCTCGGCCGCGACCTGGTCAACCTCGAGACCGTGCAGAACCCGCGCTACGTGTTCGAGGAGTTCGCGGCGCGTCCGCGTCCGGCGGCACCGGCCGACGCGGCCCCGGCGGCTGCTCCGGCGAAGTCGGCTCCGGCCGCGAAGGCGGCTCCCGCCGCGGAGACCCCGGCCGATGTGAAGCCCGCTCCGAAGAAGGCGGCGGCGAAGAAGCCCGCCGCGAAGGCTTCGGCGACAGCGGAGACCGCGCCCGTCAAGTGA
- a CDS encoding cation-transporting ATPase: protein MGKLSRLIRLASDALDTGGATSSRRPGDTGRESTDWGGMIRGAVDQVRGTRDASPSAARPGDPYAPPPAHDATARRVQDRTRPAGAFASPPAPHHGGSTLSPQDRAAIARYDYLMQTADPQRIEQLHREAFARLTPQQREVVAARMQQELPAGERPRSSAPDDLARAAGRAEAMRPGRMRGLLSRARGVGAGGAAVAAGGAAVGLLGVVAGGAVVSAVAAPLLDQAASLGVDFGALAEGLDVEALVSGVDVEALTGGAGDLLGSAGDAVSGLGETATGWGDRLGDLGVPGIGDLFGR from the coding sequence ATGGGAAAGCTCTCCCGACTCATCCGCCTCGCCTCCGACGCGCTCGACACGGGCGGCGCGACATCCTCGCGGCGGCCCGGGGACACGGGGCGGGAGTCCACCGATTGGGGCGGAATGATCCGCGGTGCGGTCGACCAGGTGCGCGGCACCCGCGACGCCTCGCCGTCCGCTGCACGACCGGGCGACCCGTACGCGCCGCCGCCCGCGCACGACGCGACCGCCCGTCGCGTCCAGGACCGGACACGACCCGCGGGGGCCTTCGCGTCGCCGCCCGCACCGCACCACGGCGGATCCACGCTCTCCCCGCAGGATCGTGCCGCGATCGCCCGGTACGACTACCTGATGCAGACGGCCGATCCTCAGCGCATCGAGCAGCTCCACCGCGAGGCGTTCGCGCGGCTCACCCCGCAGCAGCGCGAGGTCGTGGCGGCGCGCATGCAGCAGGAGCTCCCCGCGGGCGAGCGGCCGCGGTCGTCCGCTCCCGACGATCTGGCCAGGGCGGCCGGGCGGGCGGAGGCGATGCGACCGGGACGGATGCGCGGTCTGCTGTCCCGCGCGCGCGGCGTCGGGGCCGGCGGGGCTGCCGTCGCGGCGGGTGGTGCCGCCGTCGGTCTGCTCGGCGTCGTGGCCGGCGGTGCGGTGGTCAGCGCGGTCGCCGCGCCGCTGCTCGACCAGGCCGCATCGCTCGGCGTGGACTTCGGCGCCCTCGCAGAGGGCCTGGACGTCGAGGCGCTGGTATCCGGCGTCGATGTCGAGGCGCTGACGGGCGGCGCCGGGGATCTCCTGGGATCGGCGGGGGACGCGGTGTCCGGCCTCGGAGAGACCGCGACGGGCTGGGGCGACCGCCTGGGCGATCTGGGTGTCCCGGGGATCGGTGACCTGTTCGGGCGCTGA
- a CDS encoding alanine racemase: MLDLTDELSPVQGAAAVAPEWEDPGRYWPRLSAATGHLPAPVAVIDREALRYNAMDLLVRSGGLPIRVASKSVRVREVLDAVLRLPGFRGILAFTLEEALWLAETHDDIVLGYPTVDRAALARLVADEAAARRITLMVDDLVHLDLIDSVAGPGSRPELRVAIDVDASWRSPLLGHIGVRRSALFSAGEVAAFARKVAARPGFRLVGLQMYDAQIAGQGDDAGPDAPLIRLVQSRSREELRERRAAIAAAVSAVAPLEFLNGGGTGSLEFTGSDESLTEASAGSGLLGGHLFDGYRSFRPAPAAAFAFDVVRRPAADIATVLGGGWIASGPAVASRQPLPVWPADLRTLPREAAGEVQTPLRGPNAATLGVGDRVWFRHAKSGEPAERIDRYHLVSGDEVIDELPTYRGEGKAFL; the protein is encoded by the coding sequence GTGCTCGACCTCACCGATGAACTGAGCCCCGTCCAGGGCGCCGCCGCGGTCGCTCCCGAGTGGGAGGATCCCGGCCGATACTGGCCCCGACTCTCGGCCGCCACGGGCCATCTGCCCGCCCCGGTGGCGGTGATCGACCGGGAGGCCCTCCGCTACAACGCGATGGATCTCCTCGTGCGGTCGGGCGGTCTGCCCATCCGCGTCGCCTCCAAGTCGGTGCGGGTGCGGGAGGTGCTGGATGCCGTACTGCGGCTGCCGGGCTTCCGGGGCATCCTCGCGTTCACGCTGGAGGAGGCGCTGTGGCTCGCCGAGACGCACGACGACATCGTCCTCGGCTACCCGACGGTCGACCGCGCCGCCCTGGCGCGGCTCGTCGCCGATGAGGCCGCGGCCCGACGGATCACCCTCATGGTGGACGATCTGGTGCACCTCGACCTCATCGACAGTGTCGCCGGGCCGGGCTCTCGTCCCGAGCTGCGTGTTGCGATCGACGTCGATGCCTCGTGGCGCTCGCCGCTGCTGGGGCACATCGGCGTGCGGCGTTCGGCCCTGTTCTCCGCGGGTGAGGTGGCCGCGTTCGCGAGGAAGGTCGCGGCCCGTCCGGGGTTCCGGCTCGTCGGCCTGCAGATGTACGACGCGCAGATCGCCGGTCAGGGGGACGACGCGGGTCCGGACGCCCCGCTCATCCGTCTCGTGCAGTCGCGCTCGCGGGAGGAGCTGCGCGAGCGCCGGGCGGCGATCGCCGCGGCGGTCAGCGCCGTCGCACCCCTGGAATTCCTCAACGGGGGCGGCACCGGGTCGCTCGAGTTCACGGGCAGCGACGAGTCGCTGACCGAGGCGAGCGCGGGAAGCGGGCTGCTCGGCGGGCATCTGTTCGATGGCTACCGCTCGTTCCGGCCCGCGCCGGCCGCCGCGTTCGCGTTCGACGTCGTGCGGCGCCCGGCGGCCGACATCGCGACCGTGCTCGGCGGTGGCTGGATCGCCTCCGGGCCCGCGGTGGCCTCGCGGCAGCCGCTCCCGGTGTGGCCGGCGGATCTCCGCACGCTGCCTCGGGAGGCCGCGGGCGAGGTGCAGACCCCCCTCCGCGGGCCGAACGCCGCGACGCTCGGCGTGGGCGATCGGGTCTGGTTCCGCCACGCGAAGAGCGGCGAGCCGGCCGAGCGGATCGACCGCTATCACCTGGTGTCGGGCGACGAGGTCATCGACGAGCTGCCGACGTACCGCGGCGAGGGGAAGGCGTTCCTGTGA
- a CDS encoding D-arabinono-1,4-lactone oxidase: MTRIGGTWQNWGRSASVRPVRVERPRSPEGVQRAVRAAAKQGLTIKAVGAGHSFTGIAVAPGVLLELDDLQGLVSADAASGRVSLLAGTRLHRIPGLLAPYGLAMQNLGDIDRQSISGAISTGTHGTGATFGGLATQVVGVTLITAAGEFLRIDEQHQPELLPAVAVGLGALGIIVEVTLQCVPSFVLHAIDEPVPLDDVLSSVHERVAASDHFEFYWFPHTDVALTKRQTRLPESTVRKPLPVVGRWVDESLLSNGVYRVVCAAGQLVPAVTPPFSRLAVRLTGDREYTDLSHRVLTQSRTVRFREMEYAIPADAVVPAFRAVQQLIADRGWRIEFPIEVRFAAADDRWLSTAHGRASAYIAVHRYWRADPTAYFEAVERIMREHGGRPHWGKLHTQDAESLRAVYPRFDDFVGLRDRLDPERRFTNRYLDRVLGA, encoded by the coding sequence GTGACGCGCATCGGCGGCACCTGGCAGAACTGGGGCCGCTCGGCGTCGGTGCGTCCCGTCCGCGTCGAGCGCCCGCGCAGCCCCGAGGGCGTGCAGCGCGCCGTGCGGGCCGCCGCGAAGCAGGGCCTGACGATCAAGGCGGTCGGCGCCGGCCACAGCTTCACCGGGATCGCCGTCGCCCCCGGCGTGCTGCTCGAACTGGACGACCTGCAGGGGCTCGTGTCCGCAGACGCCGCATCCGGACGTGTGAGCCTCCTCGCCGGTACCCGCCTGCACCGGATCCCCGGGCTGCTCGCGCCGTACGGCCTGGCGATGCAGAACCTCGGCGACATCGACCGGCAGTCGATCTCCGGGGCCATCTCGACCGGCACGCACGGAACCGGTGCGACGTTCGGCGGGCTCGCGACCCAGGTCGTCGGCGTCACGCTGATCACGGCCGCGGGCGAGTTCCTCCGGATCGACGAGCAGCACCAGCCCGAACTTCTGCCCGCGGTGGCCGTGGGTCTCGGGGCTCTGGGCATCATCGTCGAAGTGACGCTGCAGTGCGTCCCGTCGTTCGTCCTGCACGCGATCGACGAGCCCGTGCCGCTCGACGACGTGCTGTCGTCCGTGCACGAGCGTGTCGCCGCGTCCGACCACTTCGAGTTCTACTGGTTCCCGCACACCGACGTCGCCCTCACCAAGCGGCAGACGCGGCTTCCGGAGTCGACGGTCCGCAAGCCGCTGCCCGTCGTGGGCCGGTGGGTGGACGAGAGTCTGCTCTCCAACGGCGTGTACCGCGTGGTGTGTGCGGCCGGTCAGCTGGTGCCGGCGGTCACGCCGCCGTTCAGCCGCCTGGCCGTCCGGCTCACGGGCGATCGCGAGTACACCGATCTGTCGCACCGGGTGCTCACCCAGAGCCGCACGGTGCGGTTCCGCGAGATGGAGTACGCGATCCCCGCGGACGCGGTCGTCCCCGCCTTCCGCGCGGTGCAGCAGCTGATCGCGGACCGCGGCTGGCGGATCGAGTTCCCGATCGAGGTGCGTTTCGCCGCCGCGGACGACCGCTGGCTCTCCACGGCACACGGGCGCGCCAGCGCCTACATCGCCGTGCATCGCTATTGGCGCGCCGATCCCACGGCGTACTTCGAGGCCGTGGAGCGGATCATGAGGGAGCACGGTGGCCGGCCGCACTGGGGGAAGCTGCACACGCAGGACGCGGAGTCGCTGCGCGCGGTGTACCCGCGGTTCGACGACTTCGTGGGGCTGCGGGACCGGCTCGACCCCGAACGGCGCTTCACCAACCGCTACCTGGACCGGGTGCTCGGCGCGTGA
- a CDS encoding LemA family protein, with the protein MEWLVPVLIVVGVILLVGIYLWATYNSLVQLNVRVDEAWSGITVQLKRRADLIPNLIETVKGYASHEKAVFENVTRARAETLTASGPGEAGIAEGHLQQALRSLFAVAEAYPQLQASQNYLQLQQSLVDTEDKIQAARRFYNGGVRELNTKIKVFPNNLFAKGLGFTEREFFEVADSGAISEPPRVQF; encoded by the coding sequence ATGGAATGGCTCGTGCCGGTACTGATCGTCGTCGGGGTGATCCTGCTCGTCGGCATCTATCTCTGGGCCACATACAACTCGCTCGTGCAGCTCAACGTGCGCGTGGACGAGGCGTGGAGCGGCATCACGGTTCAGCTCAAGCGCCGAGCGGACCTCATCCCCAACCTGATCGAGACCGTCAAGGGCTACGCCTCGCACGAGAAGGCCGTGTTCGAGAACGTCACGCGGGCGCGTGCCGAGACCCTCACCGCGAGCGGCCCCGGTGAGGCCGGCATCGCCGAGGGACACCTCCAGCAGGCGCTGCGCAGCCTGTTCGCCGTGGCGGAGGCCTATCCGCAGTTGCAGGCGAGCCAGAACTACCTCCAGCTGCAGCAGTCGCTGGTCGACACGGAAGACAAGATCCAGGCGGCTCGACGCTTCTACAACGGCGGCGTGCGCGAGCTGAACACCAAGATCAAGGTCTTCCCCAACAATCTCTTCGCGAAGGGCCTGGGTTTCACCGAGCGCGAGTTCTTCGAGGTCGCCGACAGCGGCGCGATCTCCGAGCCCCCGCGCGTGCAGTTCTGA
- a CDS encoding winged helix-turn-helix domain-containing protein translates to MTDSLSSAQARRMALAAQGFTRARPAAVSNRHLHRVMERLGVLQIDSVNVFARSHYLPLFSRLGAYDPALLDRLFLSRTTHYVEYLAHEATFIPVEDWPLWRFRMDAFRHRWAGEDSWLSTNARTVAWVQAELRDRGPLRPADLRADAPRERGTWWDWDEVKLALEHLWRTGDVAVSGRRGFERTYALAEHVIPEHIRARDVSRDDAIRELIRRAARSSGVATTSDLADYYRIRDRATIGRAIAELEDTGELLPVRVRGWERAGRPLPAWRHRDAVLPRRVEAAAILTPFDPVVWFRERALRAFELDYRIEIYVPAAKRRYGYYSLPVLVGDRIVARVDLKAERAGSTLQVQSAWWEPQARPDDAEAIARELRLAAAWQGLEHVSVSGWGDATSALHDALATSDGAPVRRHVHEREGAA, encoded by the coding sequence GTGACCGACTCCCTCAGCTCCGCGCAGGCACGCCGCATGGCACTCGCCGCGCAGGGGTTCACACGCGCGCGACCCGCTGCCGTCTCCAACCGCCACCTGCACCGCGTGATGGAGCGGCTCGGAGTGCTGCAGATCGACTCGGTCAACGTGTTCGCCCGGTCGCACTACCTGCCGCTGTTCTCCCGGCTCGGCGCGTACGATCCGGCCCTGCTCGACCGGCTCTTCCTGTCGCGCACCACGCACTACGTCGAGTACCTCGCTCACGAGGCCACGTTCATCCCGGTCGAGGACTGGCCGCTCTGGCGGTTCCGCATGGACGCGTTCCGCCATCGCTGGGCCGGCGAGGACTCGTGGCTCAGCACCAACGCCCGCACGGTCGCGTGGGTGCAGGCGGAACTGCGCGACCGTGGCCCGCTCCGCCCCGCCGACCTGCGCGCCGACGCTCCCCGCGAGCGCGGCACATGGTGGGACTGGGACGAGGTCAAGCTCGCCCTCGAGCACCTGTGGCGCACGGGAGACGTGGCCGTCAGCGGGCGGCGCGGCTTCGAGCGCACGTACGCCCTGGCGGAGCACGTCATCCCGGAGCACATCCGCGCGCGCGACGTCTCCCGCGACGACGCGATCCGCGAGCTCATCCGCCGCGCGGCCCGCTCGAGCGGCGTGGCGACCACGTCCGACCTCGCGGACTACTACCGCATCCGAGACCGCGCCACCATCGGCAGGGCGATCGCCGAGCTGGAGGACACGGGCGAGCTGCTGCCGGTGCGCGTGCGGGGATGGGAACGCGCCGGTCGCCCGCTCCCCGCGTGGCGCCACCGCGATGCCGTTCTCCCCCGCCGCGTCGAGGCGGCCGCGATCCTCACGCCGTTCGACCCCGTGGTGTGGTTCCGCGAGCGCGCGCTCCGCGCCTTCGAGCTCGACTACCGCATCGAGATCTACGTGCCGGCGGCCAAGCGCCGTTACGGCTACTACTCCCTCCCGGTCCTGGTGGGCGACCGCATCGTGGCGCGGGTCGACCTCAAGGCCGAGCGCGCCGGCTCCACGCTGCAGGTGCAGTCGGCGTGGTGGGAGCCGCAGGCACGGCCCGACGACGCGGAGGCGATCGCGCGGGAACTGCGGCTCGCCGCCGCGTGGCAGGGGCTCGAGCACGTGTCGGTGTCGGGCTGGGGAGATGCCACCTCCGCGCTGCACGACGCCCTGGCGACGAGCGACGGGGCACCGGTGCGGCGGCACGTGCACGAGCGGGAGGGCGCGGCGTGA
- a CDS encoding AI-2E family transporter, translating into MSEDQRPRLRDLFRPRPVSTDRTVTTEADEAVPLPLRITASYAWRLLLIAAAIGVFIWLVMLLKLLVIPLMVAILITALLWPAFSWMLRRGVPRWLAIAISLIGTVAIVTGLMWLVVWQVREQLPDVQQRTTEAFDQFQVWLHDGPLNLSDTQIADYLQQGLDLISEQAQLLWTGALAIGTTVGHVATGALLALFILICLLADGAGIWRWTLKVFPRRARPAVDGAARNGWATIVNYARTQLFVATIDAIGIGLGAFLLQVPLALPVAVLVFLGSFIPIVGAVVTGAVAVFLALVYNGPWIALWMLVVVLAVQQIEGHILQPIMMGSAVKVHPLAVVLVVAGGAMIAGIPGALFAVPLAAFVNVAAVTISSGSWRTGVGPSGDLIWSTVPRQRTRRNR; encoded by the coding sequence ATGAGCGAGGACCAGCGACCCCGGCTGCGCGATCTGTTCCGTCCGCGCCCCGTGTCCACCGACCGGACCGTGACCACCGAGGCCGACGAGGCCGTGCCTCTGCCGCTGCGCATCACCGCGAGCTACGCCTGGCGCCTGTTGCTGATCGCGGCAGCCATCGGCGTCTTCATCTGGCTCGTGATGCTGCTGAAGCTCCTCGTCATCCCGCTCATGGTCGCGATCCTCATCACGGCGCTGCTGTGGCCGGCCTTCTCGTGGATGCTGCGGCGCGGCGTGCCGCGCTGGCTCGCGATCGCGATCTCGCTGATCGGCACGGTCGCGATCGTCACGGGTCTCATGTGGCTCGTGGTGTGGCAGGTCAGGGAGCAGCTGCCCGACGTCCAGCAGCGCACCACCGAGGCGTTCGATCAGTTCCAGGTCTGGCTGCACGACGGGCCGCTGAACCTCTCCGACACCCAGATCGCCGACTATCTCCAGCAGGGTCTCGACCTCATCTCCGAACAGGCGCAACTGCTGTGGACCGGCGCCCTCGCGATCGGCACGACCGTCGGTCACGTGGCCACGGGCGCGTTGCTGGCGCTGTTCATCCTCATCTGCCTGCTCGCGGATGGCGCCGGCATCTGGCGCTGGACGCTCAAGGTCTTCCCGCGTCGCGCTCGTCCCGCGGTCGACGGGGCCGCGCGCAACGGCTGGGCGACCATCGTCAACTACGCCCGCACGCAGCTGTTCGTGGCGACGATCGACGCGATCGGCATCGGACTCGGCGCGTTCCTGCTCCAGGTGCCGCTCGCGCTTCCGGTCGCCGTGCTCGTCTTCCTCGGCTCGTTCATCCCGATCGTGGGTGCGGTCGTCACCGGCGCCGTCGCGGTGTTCCTCGCGCTCGTCTACAACGGCCCGTGGATCGCGCTGTGGATGCTGGTGGTCGTCCTGGCGGTGCAGCAGATCGAGGGACACATCCTGCAGCCGATCATGATGGGCTCGGCCGTCAAGGTGCACCCGCTCGCCGTCGTGCTCGTGGTCGCGGGTGGAGCGATGATCGCGGGTATCCCCGGCGCCCTGTTCGCCGTACCGCTGGCGGCGTTCGTGAACGTCGCCGCGGTCACCATCAGCTCGGGCTCGTGGCGCACCGGCGTCGGTCCGAGCGGAGACCTGATCTGGAGCACAGTCCCGCGACAGCGGACACGGAGGAATCGATGA